One part of the Bacillota bacterium genome encodes these proteins:
- a CDS encoding glycosyltransferase family 2 protein: MDLSVIIPAFNEEKRLPATLRRVISYLSSTRAEWEVIVVDDGSRDGTARLVKDMSASGGKLRLVANLRNMGKGYSIRNGVLAADGRLILTTDADLSAPIEEMQILEEAIAAGAAVAIGSRAITGARLERRQPIYRECLGKMFNLFIRMVILPEFLDTQCGFKMFIREAAKEIYSKCRLNGFATDVEALAIARQLGYSIVEVPVRWSHANGSAIRPIADGLRMCKDVLDISRRIRSEIRPGEGSSPEKRNRRGRI; encoded by the coding sequence GTGGACCTATCGGTCATTATACCTGCATTCAACGAGGAGAAGAGACTACCCGCCACTCTGCGGCGGGTCATTTCATATCTTTCGTCAACCCGCGCCGAATGGGAAGTCATTGTTGTCGATGACGGCAGTCGCGACGGGACAGCGCGGTTAGTGAAGGACATGTCGGCATCGGGCGGGAAACTGCGTCTGGTCGCAAACCTCCGGAACATGGGAAAGGGCTACAGCATTCGCAATGGAGTGCTGGCTGCAGATGGAAGGCTCATTCTCACGACCGATGCTGACTTGTCGGCTCCGATAGAAGAGATGCAGATTTTGGAGGAAGCCATCGCCGCAGGCGCAGCCGTAGCTATCGGGTCAAGGGCCATTACTGGGGCCCGTCTGGAGCGGAGACAGCCCATATATAGAGAATGCCTGGGTAAGATGTTCAACCTGTTCATTAGGATGGTCATCTTGCCCGAATTTCTCGACACCCAGTGTGGATTCAAGATGTTCATCCGCGAGGCTGCCAAAGAGATCTACTCAAAGTGCCGCCTAAATGGGTTTGCCACCGATGTTGAAGCTCTAGCTATTGCACGGCAGCTCGGGTATTCGATCGTGGAGGTTCCTGTCCGATGGAGCCATGCCAATGGAAGTGCTATACGGCCAATAGCTGATGGATTGCGAATGTGCAAGGATGTCCTTGACATATCCCGACGCATTCGGAGCGAGATTCGGCCGGGCGAGGGGTCGTCCCCAGAAAAACGTAATAGGAGAGGACGGATTTAG
- a CDS encoding YHS domain-containing protein, whose protein sequence is MSRPVDPVCHMEVDQDTAAGESEYKGRRYFFCSPRCKAEFEKEPSRYAGEETRRRGCCR, encoded by the coding sequence ATGTCAAGGCCCGTTGACCCGGTATGCCACATGGAAGTTGACCAGGACACAGCTGCAGGCGAAAGCGAGTACAAGGGAAGGCGATACTTTTTCTGCTCGCCACGGTGCAAGGCGGAGTTTGAAAAGGAGCCTTCAAGATACGCGGGCGAAGAGACGCGCCGGCGGGGTTGCTGCAGGTAG
- a CDS encoding O-acetyl-ADP-ribose deacetylase: protein MGGGGALNWGSTRVVLKQGDITQEDTGAIVNAANSSLLGGGGVDGAIHRAGGPSILEECKRICARQGGCPAGQAVITGGGNLKARFVVHAVGPVWRGGTAGEDSLLRSAYLNSLAVAAENGVKTISFPSISTGAYRFPIDRAARIALEAVKEYVLLHNHFAEIRLVLFTPGDLEVYQHTLACLAERP, encoded by the coding sequence ATGGGAGGTGGCGGAGCATTGAACTGGGGTTCGACCAGGGTCGTGCTGAAGCAGGGTGACATCACGCAGGAGGATACCGGCGCGATCGTCAATGCGGCCAACAGTAGCCTGTTGGGAGGAGGCGGCGTTGACGGCGCCATCCACAGGGCCGGGGGCCCCTCAATCCTCGAGGAGTGTAAGCGGATCTGCGCCAGGCAAGGCGGGTGCCCGGCCGGCCAGGCGGTCATCACCGGCGGCGGCAATCTGAAGGCGAGGTTTGTGGTTCATGCCGTCGGCCCGGTGTGGCGCGGCGGGACCGCGGGAGAAGACTCTCTCCTGCGCAGCGCATATCTCAACAGCCTAGCAGTGGCGGCGGAGAACGGGGTTAAGACGATTTCGTTCCCGTCAATCAGCACCGGAGCATACAGGTTCCCCATCGACCGCGCGGCGCGAATAGCGCTGGAGGCCGTCAAGGAATACGTCCTGCTGCACAACCATTTTGCCGAGATCCGGCTTGTACTGTTTACTCCAGGGGATCTCGAGGTGTATCAGCATACCCTGGCGTGCCTGGCAGAACGGCCATAG
- a CDS encoding amidohydrolase family protein: MLVIENGMVWTGKSGKPVPRTIVIEGCKIAGVYEPGSAPPFPQGSERFDASGKTVVPGLIDCHVHFCMDAGADPMTAAVRDGTLVTAYKAAVRAGQTLKAGVTTIRDLGAPDGIDLALKKSINSGILPGPRMLVSGRVICMTGGHGWTMGYEADGPDECRKAARSQIKAGADVVKVMATGGVMTQGVEPGSPQLTVEEMRAAVEEGHKAGRRCATHAQGLLGIKNAVQAGIDSVEHGVFLDREAVDMMLERGTYLVPTLSAPYNIIKNGVAAGVPEFVVRKTEMVYDSHINSFKLALENGVKIASGTDAGTPFNVHGDLAVELKLMVDAGMPAEKALVSATQTAAELLGMQDHVGSIEPGKFADILVVDGDPTQDITSLQRVVAVFKDGKRVA, translated from the coding sequence ATGTTGGTGATTGAAAACGGCATGGTCTGGACCGGGAAGAGCGGGAAACCCGTGCCGCGGACGATAGTCATCGAGGGATGCAAGATCGCCGGGGTATACGAACCCGGTAGTGCCCCTCCATTTCCACAGGGTTCTGAGAGGTTCGACGCGTCGGGCAAGACCGTGGTTCCGGGGCTGATAGACTGCCATGTGCATTTCTGTATGGATGCGGGCGCCGACCCGATGACAGCCGCGGTCAGGGATGGGACGCTCGTCACCGCGTACAAGGCCGCCGTACGCGCCGGGCAGACCCTGAAGGCAGGGGTCACCACGATCCGTGACCTCGGCGCGCCGGACGGGATAGACCTGGCCCTCAAGAAGTCCATCAACAGCGGGATCCTCCCCGGCCCCAGGATGCTGGTAAGCGGGCGCGTCATCTGCATGACGGGCGGGCACGGGTGGACCATGGGGTACGAGGCGGATGGCCCCGACGAATGCAGGAAGGCGGCGCGCAGCCAGATCAAGGCGGGGGCGGACGTGGTCAAGGTCATGGCTACGGGCGGCGTCATGACTCAGGGCGTGGAGCCGGGGTCACCCCAGCTCACCGTGGAGGAGATGCGGGCCGCCGTCGAGGAAGGCCACAAGGCGGGACGGCGCTGCGCGACTCACGCCCAGGGCCTTCTTGGGATCAAGAACGCAGTCCAGGCGGGGATCGACTCGGTCGAGCACGGCGTGTTCCTCGACCGCGAAGCGGTTGACATGATGCTGGAGCGTGGCACCTACCTCGTGCCGACGCTGTCGGCGCCATACAACATCATCAAGAACGGCGTCGCGGCCGGAGTGCCGGAGTTCGTGGTGCGAAAAACTGAGATGGTCTACGACTCCCACATCAACAGCTTCAAACTCGCGCTCGAAAATGGCGTCAAGATAGCATCAGGCACCGACGCGGGCACCCCGTTCAATGTACACGGGGACCTGGCGGTGGAGCTTAAACTCATGGTCGACGCGGGTATGCCGGCTGAAAAGGCGCTCGTTTCAGCCACGCAGACCGCCGCCGAGCTGCTGGGGATGCAGGACCACGTTGGGTCCATAGAGCCCGGCAAGTTCGCCGACATCCTCGTCGTCGACGGCGACCCCACGCAGGATATCACGAGCCTCCAGCGGGTAGTTGCAGTGTTCAAGGACGGGAAAAGGGTCGCGTAG
- a CDS encoding NYN domain-containing protein encodes MMERIAVLIDGGYLTKILERHFGKPKVDYQRLIEWIRGQDELFRAYYYDCRPRQSADPTPEERSETSKADRFFHALQSIPRLTLRFGKLQYKGTADDGRPLFAQKGVDLQLGLDAATLVFHDRIDVLALLAGDSDLLPAVRLAKNYGVVVKLVHGPHRTYNAELWETADERIEITAEAIRALRLR; translated from the coding sequence ATGATGGAACGAATTGCCGTGCTGATAGACGGCGGGTACCTCACAAAGATCCTTGAGCGTCATTTCGGGAAACCAAAGGTTGATTACCAGCGCCTCATTGAATGGATTCGAGGACAGGACGAGCTTTTTCGCGCGTACTACTATGATTGTCGTCCCCGCCAATCCGCCGACCCCACTCCTGAGGAAAGGTCCGAGACCTCCAAGGCAGACCGCTTTTTTCATGCGTTGCAGAGCATTCCGCGCCTTACTCTCCGTTTCGGAAAACTCCAGTACAAGGGCACGGCTGACGACGGGCGCCCCCTGTTTGCGCAGAAAGGAGTAGACCTGCAGCTGGGCCTTGATGCTGCTACGCTCGTGTTTCACGATCGGATAGATGTTCTCGCTTTGTTAGCGGGCGATAGTGACCTGCTGCCGGCAGTCAGGCTCGCGAAGAACTACGGGGTGGTCGTGAAGCTGGTTCACGGTCCTCACCGAACCTACAACGCAGAACTGTGGGAAACCGCTGACGAGAGGATTGAGATTACGGCCGAGGCGATCCGAGCACTCAGGCTTCGATAA
- a CDS encoding ABC transporter permease subunit, which translates to MRDFFVVARKEVKELLSVRDSRRSLIIQMLVLVGWMGVFMPLQDPEVWVVTPAMSVFLPLLVTGGVVADSFAGERERKTLETLLATRLPDHAIFLGKVAGVVCYSWGMTVLVMGIGLVAANLARGADFPSPGELAGRLIAAALVAGLVAGVGVLISLRARTVREAQQTLSLVFVLLPFLLVFAVPAIIRRMPAAMKQQAADMLASADPMVLGLAAMVALGVVDAALLAFGIRRFQRARLIL; encoded by the coding sequence ATGAGGGACTTCTTTGTGGTGGCCAGGAAGGAGGTGAAGGAGCTCCTGTCTGTCAGGGACAGCAGGCGCAGCCTGATCATACAGATGCTGGTGCTGGTCGGGTGGATGGGGGTGTTCATGCCCTTGCAGGACCCCGAGGTCTGGGTGGTGACCCCGGCGATGTCGGTATTCCTGCCCCTCCTCGTGACGGGGGGCGTGGTGGCGGATAGTTTCGCAGGTGAACGGGAACGCAAGACGCTGGAAACCCTGCTCGCCACGCGACTGCCTGACCACGCCATTTTCCTGGGCAAGGTGGCCGGTGTGGTCTGCTATAGCTGGGGGATGACCGTGCTGGTCATGGGAATCGGCCTCGTCGCGGCCAACCTGGCGCGTGGCGCGGATTTCCCGTCTCCTGGCGAGCTGGCCGGACGCCTGATCGCCGCGGCCCTCGTGGCTGGCCTCGTGGCCGGAGTCGGGGTTTTAATCTCGTTGCGGGCCAGGACCGTACGCGAGGCCCAGCAAACCCTCAGCCTGGTTTTCGTCCTGCTCCCTTTTCTGCTGGTTTTCGCGGTTCCCGCCATCATCAGGAGGATGCCCGCCGCAATGAAGCAGCAAGCTGCCGATATGCTGGCCTCGGCTGATCCAATGGTGCTGGGGCTGGCTGCGATGGTCGCTCTGGGTGTGGTCGACGCCGCATTACTGGCATTTGGCATCCGGAGGTTTCAGCGGGCCAGACTCATCCTCTAA
- a CDS encoding ABC transporter ATP-binding protein — translation MIETEGLSKSFGGLRAVDDLCLDVPAGVVFGFLGPNGAGKTTTIRMLLGLMEPTSGEARVLGFDVRTQAARVRERVGVLLDNDGLYERLTAYDNLDYYGEIYRLSRTERQSRIRRLLEHMGLWDRRNERVRTYSRGMRQKLGLARAILHGPLLVFLDEPTSGLDAVSAVSLREGLRNLALREGVTVFLTTHNLAEAEKVCDRVAVIHRGRLIAEGLPSEIGTGIRRPRLEIAGYGFTPGMVAALESRPEVERVALGEDGLTIDLNEGASAAPLVRLLVDMGAGIEEVRKQAAGLEEAFIALLKEQQA, via the coding sequence GTGATAGAGACTGAAGGCCTGTCGAAATCGTTCGGCGGCCTACGGGCGGTAGACGACCTGTGCCTGGACGTACCGGCCGGCGTGGTGTTCGGATTCCTCGGCCCCAACGGCGCCGGCAAGACGACCACCATTCGCATGCTTCTGGGTCTCATGGAGCCGACTTCAGGTGAAGCGCGCGTGCTGGGATTCGACGTCCGGACCCAGGCCGCACGGGTCCGCGAGCGGGTCGGCGTGCTGCTCGACAACGACGGCCTGTACGAGCGCCTCACCGCCTATGACAACCTGGACTACTACGGGGAAATCTACCGGCTGTCCCGGACCGAGCGGCAATCGCGCATCAGGCGGCTTCTCGAACACATGGGCCTCTGGGACCGTCGAAACGAACGGGTCAGGACGTATTCCAGGGGGATGAGGCAGAAACTCGGGCTTGCGCGCGCGATCCTTCACGGCCCGTTGCTGGTGTTCCTTGATGAACCTACCAGCGGCCTCGACGCGGTCAGCGCCGTGTCTTTGAGAGAAGGCCTGCGGAACCTCGCGCTTCGGGAAGGTGTGACGGTGTTTCTCACGACCCACAACCTGGCGGAGGCGGAGAAGGTCTGCGATCGCGTGGCGGTCATCCACAGGGGGCGCCTGATAGCGGAGGGGCTGCCCTCCGAGATAGGGACAGGGATTCGTCGCCCACGCCTCGAGATTGCGGGGTACGGATTTACCCCTGGGATGGTCGCTGCCCTTGAGAGCCGGCCAGAGGTGGAGCGCGTGGCGCTCGGGGAAGACGGCCTCACAATCGATTTGAATGAAGGGGCAAGCGCGGCGCCGCTTGTCAGGCTCCTGGTCGACATGGGGGCCGGGATCGAGGAGGTCCGCAAGCAGGCGGCGGGCCTGGAAGAGGCGTTTATCGCCCTGCTGAAGGAGCAGCAAGCATGA
- a CDS encoding 2Fe-2S iron-sulfur cluster binding domain-containing protein: MVTLTVDGQKVQVPAGSTILEAARKAGIDIPTLCHHPDQDVKAVCRVCVVEVEGSRTFQAACAFPAAEGMVVRTNTPAVREARKAVVELMLANHPEDCLKCERNLHCELQALAERLGIRNVRFPRFSRGLPEDRSNPAIIRDPNKCIVCRRCVYTCQQTQGTGVLFPVHRGHESFVAPTFEKSLNDVSCVFCGQCIHACPVGAIAEKDDTADVWAAIADPKKHVVVQTAPATRVALGEEMGMPAGSIATGKMVAALRRLGFDRVFDTDFTADLTIMEEGTELIERLTKGGTLPMITSCSPGWIKYIEHFYPQLLPHLSTCKSPQQMFGALAKTYYPEKQGINPADVFSVSIMPCTAKKYEAARPEMDSSGYRDVDVVLTVRELGRMIREAGIDFASLPEEDYDLPLGISTGAAAIFGATGGVMEAALRTAYELVTKTTLPKIDFEAVRGLEGIKEAEVDMSGTKVRVGVAHGLSNAKKLLDQLAAGKSPYHFIEIMCCPGGCIGGGGQPIPTTNEVRAKRMKAIYEVDCNMPMRKSHENPVVDTLYKEFLGHPLGHKSHELLHTHYTVRSRY; encoded by the coding sequence GTGGTAACGTTGACGGTAGACGGTCAGAAAGTACAGGTGCCTGCGGGTTCGACAATACTCGAGGCCGCCAGGAAAGCGGGGATAGACATCCCGACGTTGTGCCACCACCCCGATCAGGATGTCAAGGCAGTGTGCCGCGTGTGCGTGGTCGAGGTTGAGGGGTCGAGGACGTTCCAGGCGGCGTGCGCGTTCCCCGCAGCCGAAGGCATGGTCGTGCGCACGAACACGCCCGCGGTGCGCGAGGCGCGCAAGGCGGTGGTCGAGCTCATGCTCGCCAACCACCCCGAGGACTGCCTGAAGTGCGAGCGCAACCTCCACTGCGAGCTGCAGGCGCTCGCGGAGCGGCTGGGCATTCGTAACGTGAGGTTCCCGCGGTTCAGCCGCGGACTGCCAGAGGATCGCTCGAACCCCGCGATCATCCGCGACCCCAACAAGTGCATCGTCTGCAGGCGCTGCGTGTACACCTGCCAGCAGACCCAGGGGACGGGCGTGTTGTTCCCCGTGCACAGGGGCCATGAGTCCTTCGTGGCGCCGACGTTCGAGAAGAGCCTGAACGACGTGTCGTGCGTGTTCTGCGGTCAGTGTATCCACGCATGCCCGGTTGGGGCTATCGCCGAGAAGGACGACACGGCTGACGTGTGGGCAGCCATCGCCGACCCGAAGAAGCACGTGGTCGTGCAGACGGCCCCTGCAACCAGGGTTGCTCTGGGCGAAGAGATGGGCATGCCCGCGGGCAGCATAGCGACGGGCAAGATGGTCGCGGCGCTGCGGAGGCTAGGCTTCGACAGGGTGTTCGACACCGACTTCACGGCCGACCTCACGATCATGGAGGAAGGCACGGAGTTGATCGAGCGCCTGACGAAGGGCGGAACGCTGCCGATGATAACGTCGTGCAGTCCCGGGTGGATCAAGTACATCGAGCATTTCTACCCACAGCTCCTGCCGCACCTGTCCACGTGCAAGTCACCGCAGCAGATGTTCGGGGCGCTCGCCAAGACGTATTACCCGGAGAAGCAGGGCATCAACCCCGCCGACGTGTTCTCGGTGTCGATAATGCCCTGCACCGCCAAGAAGTACGAAGCGGCGAGGCCGGAGATGGACTCGAGCGGCTACCGTGATGTCGACGTGGTGCTCACGGTGCGCGAGCTCGGCCGCATGATACGCGAGGCCGGGATCGACTTCGCATCGCTGCCTGAGGAGGACTACGACCTGCCGCTCGGCATATCCACCGGCGCCGCAGCGATATTCGGAGCGACCGGCGGCGTCATGGAGGCTGCACTGCGTACTGCGTATGAGCTCGTAACGAAGACGACGCTGCCGAAGATCGATTTCGAGGCGGTCCGCGGCCTGGAGGGTATCAAGGAAGCCGAGGTCGACATGTCGGGGACGAAGGTCCGCGTCGGCGTGGCGCACGGCCTCAGCAACGCCAAGAAGCTCCTGGACCAGCTAGCGGCGGGCAAGTCGCCCTACCACTTCATCGAGATCATGTGCTGCCCCGGCGGATGCATCGGTGGCGGCGGCCAGCCGATCCCGACGACCAACGAGGTCAGGGCGAAGCGCATGAAGGCGATATACGAGGTCGACTGTAACATGCCCATGCGGAAGTCGCACGAGAACCCCGTCGTCGACACGCTGTACAAGGAGTTCCTCGGCCACCCGCTCGGGCACAAGTCGCACGAGCTGCTGCACACGCACTACACCGTGAGATCTCGCTACTGA
- the nuoF gene encoding NADH-quinone oxidoreductase subunit NuoF → MDLYRAHVLVCHGTNCALKAPAAILKAFGLWLKECELEKEVKVVETGCFGLCEQGPTVVVYPEGTFYTRVRPEDVAEIVQSHLLKGRVVERLVYRAPEKAKPVQTFSDVDYFRKQVRVVLRNCGLIDPDSIEEYIARGGYRGLGKALGMKAAEVIDEVKRSGLRGRGGAGFPTGKKWEFAAASSGSPKYIVCNADEGEPGTFKDRLILEGDPHGIIEGMAIAGYAVGSSQGFIYIRGEYTLSIERLERAIKQAREMGLLGKNILGAGFDFDIEIRTGAGAYVCGEETALFESLEGGRGEPRVKPPYPTDKGLWASPTVINNVETLANVPVIIDRGWEWFRGIGTPSTPGTKVFTLCGDIVNGGLIEVPMGMTLREVIYDIGGGIPKGRTFKMAQTGGTSGGCLPPSMLDIPMDYDKLAAVGTALGSGALLIIDDTHCIVDVAKSFARFFVHESCGKCVPCREGTTQLYNAVDRITKGEATGKDIDLIESLAQVMYKAPLCPLGQTAPLPIMSTLKYYRDEYDAHINEKRCPAGTCAALKV, encoded by the coding sequence ATGGATCTATACCGCGCACACGTCCTGGTGTGCCACGGCACGAACTGCGCACTCAAAGCCCCCGCCGCGATCCTGAAGGCGTTCGGTCTCTGGCTCAAGGAATGCGAGCTGGAGAAAGAGGTCAAGGTGGTCGAGACGGGTTGCTTCGGCCTGTGCGAGCAGGGTCCGACTGTCGTGGTATACCCCGAGGGCACGTTTTACACCAGGGTGAGGCCCGAGGACGTCGCAGAGATCGTTCAGAGCCACCTGCTCAAGGGCAGGGTGGTCGAGAGGCTCGTCTACCGCGCGCCCGAGAAGGCGAAGCCGGTGCAGACGTTTTCGGACGTCGATTATTTCAGGAAGCAGGTTCGCGTCGTGTTGCGCAACTGCGGCCTGATCGACCCGGATTCCATCGAGGAGTACATCGCTCGCGGCGGCTACCGCGGGCTTGGCAAGGCGCTCGGCATGAAGGCAGCCGAGGTGATCGACGAGGTCAAACGGTCCGGGCTGCGCGGGCGGGGCGGGGCGGGGTTCCCCACGGGCAAGAAGTGGGAGTTCGCTGCGGCTTCAAGCGGCTCTCCCAAGTACATCGTCTGCAACGCCGACGAGGGCGAGCCCGGGACGTTCAAGGATAGGCTGATCCTGGAGGGTGACCCGCACGGCATCATCGAGGGCATGGCGATCGCCGGATATGCCGTTGGATCTTCCCAGGGGTTCATCTACATCAGGGGAGAGTACACCCTCTCCATCGAGCGATTGGAAAGGGCCATAAAGCAGGCCCGCGAGATGGGGCTACTCGGCAAGAACATCCTCGGCGCCGGTTTCGACTTCGACATCGAGATAAGGACCGGCGCGGGCGCCTATGTCTGCGGCGAGGAAACCGCGCTGTTCGAGTCGCTCGAGGGCGGCCGCGGCGAACCCAGGGTAAAGCCCCCGTACCCGACGGACAAGGGCCTGTGGGCCAGCCCGACTGTCATCAACAACGTGGAGACCCTCGCTAACGTCCCCGTCATCATCGACAGGGGCTGGGAGTGGTTCCGCGGCATCGGGACGCCGTCTACTCCGGGCACGAAAGTGTTCACGCTGTGCGGCGACATCGTCAACGGAGGCCTCATCGAGGTGCCCATGGGCATGACGCTGCGCGAGGTCATTTACGACATCGGTGGCGGAATCCCGAAGGGCCGCACGTTCAAGATGGCTCAGACCGGCGGCACCTCTGGCGGTTGCCTGCCACCGTCCATGCTGGACATCCCGATGGACTACGACAAGCTCGCCGCTGTGGGCACGGCCCTGGGCTCAGGCGCGCTGCTGATCATCGACGACACCCACTGCATAGTGGACGTGGCGAAGTCGTTCGCGAGATTCTTCGTGCACGAGTCGTGCGGCAAGTGCGTCCCGTGCCGCGAGGGCACGACACAGCTGTACAACGCGGTGGACCGGATAACTAAGGGCGAGGCGACCGGGAAAGACATCGACCTTATCGAGTCGCTTGCACAGGTCATGTACAAGGCGCCACTCTGCCCGCTCGGCCAGACCGCACCTCTTCCCATAATGAGCACGCTCAAGTACTACCGCGACGAGTACGACGCGCATATCAACGAGAAACGCTGCCCGGCCGGCACCTGCGCGGCCTTGAAGGTCTGA
- the nuoE gene encoding NADH-quinone oxidoreductase subunit NuoE: MGAGDAAHKTSDATTATIERAIERHKSRKGALLPILSEIQNELGWVPESAMVRIAEALDIPASKVYGTVTFYTLYATRPKGKNVIRVCESAPCHVEGASEIVDALERALGVKMGETTPDGLFSLEFTSCIGVCGVAPAIMINDHVYGNLTPDTVRQILATYRATA; this comes from the coding sequence GTGGGCGCCGGCGACGCTGCCCACAAGACATCTGACGCGACTACGGCTACCATCGAGCGCGCGATTGAGCGGCACAAATCCAGGAAGGGAGCTCTTCTCCCGATCCTCAGCGAGATCCAGAATGAGCTGGGCTGGGTACCAGAGTCCGCTATGGTGAGGATCGCGGAGGCTCTCGACATTCCCGCGAGCAAGGTCTATGGCACTGTCACCTTCTACACCCTCTACGCCACCAGGCCAAAGGGCAAGAACGTGATCAGGGTGTGCGAGAGTGCTCCATGTCACGTCGAAGGGGCTTCCGAGATCGTCGACGCCCTCGAGAGGGCTCTCGGCGTCAAAATGGGGGAGACGACTCCGGACGGATTGTTCTCCCTCGAGTTCACGAGCTGCATCGGGGTGTGCGGCGTGGCCCCCGCGATCATGATCAACGACCACGTTTACGGCAACCTGACTCCGGACACGGTTCGGCAAATCCTGGCCACCTACAGGGCCACGGCGTAA
- a CDS encoding 2Fe-2S iron-sulfur cluster binding domain-containing protein encodes MSMVTLTIDGQKVEIEQGATILDAARKAGINIPTLCFLEDINEIGACRICVVEVKGAKALQAACVAPVGNNMEVFTNSPDVRAARRTTLELILSNHRQECLTCIRNQNCELQSLAEAFGIRNVRFEGAMSKHPIDDSSPSLVRDPEKCVLCRRCIAVCEKIQTVNAIGPHERGFDMTIAPPFDLKMAEGVCTNCGQCVLVCPVAALHEKDQIEQVWAALSDPSKHVVVQTAPATRVSLGEALGMDQGSIVTGKMVAALRRMGFDKVFDTDFTADLTIMEEGYELIGRIKEKGVLPLVTSCSPGWIKFMEHFYPDLVDNISTCKSPQQMFGALAKTYYAEKMGIHPRDMFVVSIMPCTAKKYEAQRPEMSSTGYPDIDVVLTVRELARMIKQAGLNFEMLPSEEYDAPFGITTGAGLIFGATGGVMEAALRTAYEVLTGKTLEKIDFEGVRGLQGVKEAVVDVDGLKVKVAVAHGLGNARKVLDLVKAKKAGYHFIEIMCCPGGCIGGGGQPIPTNTEIREKRIKAIYQADRQMKLRKSHENPAVQELYKQFLGHPLGHKSHELLHTHYTPRGQYKSLCASD; translated from the coding sequence ATGAGCATGGTAACCCTGACCATAGACGGCCAGAAGGTTGAAATCGAACAGGGGGCCACGATCCTGGACGCGGCCCGCAAAGCCGGCATAAACATACCGACGCTTTGCTTCCTCGAGGACATCAATGAGATCGGTGCCTGCCGCATCTGCGTCGTCGAGGTGAAGGGCGCCAAGGCCCTCCAGGCCGCGTGCGTAGCCCCTGTTGGCAACAACATGGAGGTATTCACCAACTCTCCCGACGTGAGGGCGGCCAGGCGGACCACGCTGGAGCTCATCCTGTCCAATCACAGGCAGGAGTGCCTCACGTGCATCCGCAACCAGAACTGCGAGCTGCAGAGCCTCGCGGAGGCGTTTGGCATCCGCAACGTCAGGTTTGAAGGCGCGATGTCGAAGCACCCGATCGACGACTCGAGCCCGTCCCTGGTGCGCGACCCGGAGAAATGCGTCCTCTGCCGCCGCTGCATCGCGGTGTGCGAGAAGATCCAGACGGTCAACGCGATAGGCCCGCACGAGCGCGGGTTCGACATGACCATAGCCCCGCCGTTCGACCTCAAGATGGCGGAGGGTGTGTGCACGAACTGCGGGCAGTGCGTCCTCGTCTGCCCGGTGGCGGCGCTTCACGAGAAGGACCAGATCGAGCAGGTATGGGCGGCGCTGTCGGACCCGTCCAAACACGTGGTCGTGCAGACTGCGCCGGCCACCAGGGTGTCGCTGGGCGAGGCGCTGGGGATGGACCAGGGTAGCATCGTAACCGGCAAGATGGTCGCCGCCCTGAGGCGGATGGGGTTCGACAAGGTGTTCGACACCGACTTCACCGCCGACCTCACCATCATGGAAGAGGGATACGAGCTGATCGGCCGCATAAAGGAAAAGGGCGTGCTACCGCTGGTCACCTCGTGCAGCCCGGGGTGGATCAAGTTCATGGAACACTTCTACCCCGACCTGGTCGACAACATCTCGACGTGCAAGTCGCCGCAACAGATGTTCGGCGCGCTCGCCAAGACGTATTACGCCGAGAAGATGGGCATCCACCCCAGGGACATGTTCGTCGTCTCGATAATGCCCTGCACCGCCAAGAAGTACGAGGCGCAGCGGCCCGAGATGTCCTCGACGGGTTACCCCGACATTGACGTGGTGCTTACCGTGAGGGAGCTCGCAAGGATGATCAAGCAGGCCGGCCTGAACTTCGAGATGCTACCGTCCGAGGAGTACGATGCGCCGTTCGGCATCACGACGGGCGCGGGCCTCATATTCGGCGCGACGGGCGGCGTCATGGAGGCGGCGCTGCGCACGGCGTACGAGGTGCTCACGGGGAAGACGCTTGAGAAGATCGACTTCGAGGGAGTCCGCGGCCTGCAGGGCGTCAAGGAAGCCGTGGTCGACGTGGACGGCCTGAAGGTGAAGGTCGCGGTGGCGCACGGGCTGGGCAACGCCCGCAAGGTGCTCGACCTGGTGAAGGCGAAGAAGGCCGGCTACCACTTCATCGAGATCATGTGCTGCCCAGGCGGTTGCATCGGCGGCGGCGGCCAGCCCATACCGACCAACACCGAGATCCGCGAAAAGAGGATCAAGGCCATCTACCAGGCCGACAGACAGATGAAACTCAGGAAGTCGCACGAAAACCCGGCGGTGCAGGAACTGTACAAGCAGTTCCTGGGCCACCCGCTCGGGCACAAGTCGCACGAGCTCTTGCACACGCATTACACGCCGAGGGGCCAGTACAAGAGCCTTTGCGCCAGCGACTGA